The sequence below is a genomic window from Tachyglossus aculeatus isolate mTacAcu1 chromosome X1, mTacAcu1.pri, whole genome shotgun sequence.
TCTTCCACGGAGACCGAAAGGCAgacttcccctcagccccacagggctCTGCCTCCCTGGGGTGCCTGTCCCTGGGGCCAGAATTTTTACTCACCTGGAGTTTGcagcccctccaccaccccctccctccatcacccCCAAATGCAATCTCTctttttcatcctcctcctcttcctcatcacaAGGCCCCTGCCCCTCCGGCTCTGGCCCTATGctgtaataaaaacaataacatctgtggtatttgttaagcgctttctatgtgccgagcactgtactaagctctggggtaggtacaggatcatcaggtcggacacagtccctgtcccacctgggacaggagggagaacagctattgaatccccattctgcagatgaggaaactgaggcccagagaagttaaagtgacttgcccaaggtcacacagcaggccagtggcagagtggggattagaacccaggtccttaattcccaggcctgggctctttccactaagccatgctgcttctctaggaaaggAAGGGACAGGGCTAGGGAGAGCTGTGGGGTCCAGGCAGCCCCTCAATCCCATCACCCCCAGACTCCGGAGCGGGGaggaaataagtgctgtgagagtaAAGCCAGGGATCCTGgcccccagctctcccctcccAGTGCTCCTTTTCTTCCTAGGGCCCAAGTATCTGgctaaccctgccctcccctataCCCTCCTCTCCCATAACCTGAGTGGCAGCAGAGCTGGTGGGAAGCCAGAACTcccagggagggtgttccagaccaggagATTCTGcagcactccctctctccctctcccagggaAACACCCCCCAGCACATTCGATTGGTTCTTTGAGGctgcctgccctgcctccttgcaGGAGGGTAAGTAAGAGTTGGAAGGAATTGTGGAAGTTGGgtcctgggaggggagagggaaatccCCAAGCTAAGCAGTGTGGGCACTGCACTCTTCCTACAGACCCCCCCATCCTGAGGCAGTTCCCCAAGGACTTCAGTGACCAGGTAGGGTGGGCCCCTATCCCCGATGCCCTGGGAGAAGAGTGTGGATCAGGGGGTCAGGTGCCTGGGTCCATCCTGGAGGTTAGGTTAGCCCCTCCTCTGTGCTGAGGGGGATCAGGGGACTGGGTTCAgggctggtgggggcgggggaggggaagctCTATCGTAGTGATGCTACCTCCATCTTTCCCATCCTAGGATTCAATTCAGATGTTGCCTAAGTTCTGCTTCCCATATGATGTGGAGAGGTGAGAACAGAGGGTGAGACATCCGGGTGAGGGAGTGAAGGCAGGAAatgggggaggggacaggacaTCTAGGGCTTGAAAGGGAGGCTGGgggcaggacacctgggttccggGAGGGGAGTAGGGGTGAAGGCAGCCAGGGGCACAAGTCATCCCTGGGCGCGTGGTGAGCCTGAGCATGCTGGGTCCCTGattgcccttccccttccctctcctccagagtGACCCCCAGTCCCATGGTACAACATTTCACCTTCGTCCTCACCGACCTGGATGGGAACCGGCGCTTCGGCTTCTGTCGTCTGGCTGGGGGCGCACTGAGTTGTCTGTGCATCCTCAGGTGGGCGGGGCGGGTTGTCTCTGGGGACTCAGCAGAGgtcgggggggcgagggggggttcCCACAGGAGGAAGCCAAGGTCCCACCTCAGAGCCACCATCTCCCTTCTTTTCAGCTACCTGCCCTGGTTTGAGGTTTTCTACAAACTGCTCAACAATGTGGGGGACCTTTTAGCCAAGGGGCAGGtgagagcccctgacctctgccacAGCCAACTACAAGGTCCCCATTCTCCCACCCCAGCTTCCTAggtcctctccctctctaccGGATCCTTCACCGGCCCCGTCGGCCGCCCAACTCAGCTCTCCAGTGGAGCCCCTGGCCGGCTCTTAAGCAATCTCTGGTGTCAGCTCCTGTCCCCCTCTCTTTTTCACCTAGGTCAGCGAGGCAGAGGAGTTACTCTCTGCCCTCCATCTGCACCCTGTTCCTGGGCCCCACTCACCCGTGGGGCTGGAGCTGGTAAGTCTCTGTGGCCTCTGGGAGTCTTGCTGCTTATGCCGTGAACTCTGGGGTCCAGCCCACGTGGAGGGTTggaggtcggggtggggggggcatgaCTGAGGGcgctgggcctcatttccctgcaCTCCCCCCCCCGACATTCATcacatccccttcctctccccaggacCAACAGCACAGCAAACTGAAAATCACCAGCTGCAGCTGCCCCCTGCCCCAGGGCCCTGGGGAGAGCCAGACAGTGAGAGGGTCTCAGGGTGGAGTCAACCagctggaggaaggagggagggaaggagggagggaaggaagaagggagggaggagaagctgcCTGTGCTGTGGTCTcatgtcccctctcccctccccagctctcctACTTCATTGCCCCTGATGCCAATAGCCTGCCTTCCATCCCAGAGAGCGTGAGTCTGACCTGTGGCCAGTGGGGTATGGGAGAACTCTGAGCCGGGAGACCTGGACCCCCCACCCACCGGGGTGCCCGGGCCCAGCTGGTTCTCTGCCTTTCCTTGGCCAGAGGAACCTGACAGAACTGGTGGTGGCCATGACTCCGGAGAACATTCTGCACCTGTACAGTTCCCTGCTCTGTGAGCGCCGCATCCTACTCACAGCCAGCAAGCTCAGCACGGTGAGggcaggcaagagagagagagggagagaagtgtgtgtgtgtgtgtattcaggggaaggggaagtgctCTTGGCCCCCCtgacccctcttctccccaccagcTGACCGCCTGCATCCACGCCTCCGCCTCCTTGCTCTATCCCATGCAGTGGCAGCATGTGTACATCCCCACCTTGCCCCCGCACCTGCTGGACTACTGCTGGTGAGACTCCCAGGGGGCCCAAGGGACCacagggccagggggagggaaaaagcaTCTCCACTCCTGGAGATCTTGGAGAGAAgctctgctcccccacccctcgGCTGGGCAGGAAGCAGAGGGCTGAATGAATTGACCTCTCCGGCCCTGGGCGACACCCACCCGCCGCATCCCTCTGCCCACAGCGCCCCCATGCCTTATCTCATTGGTGTGCACTCCAGTCTCATGGAGGTGAGTCTCGGGGTTGGGACTGGGGCGGTGGCCCTGCCCACATGGTACTGCCCCATGCCCAGAGGTGGgtactcactctccctcccccttccattcccAGAGAGTGCGGGACAAGGCCTTGGAGGACGTAGTCTTCCTCAACGTGGACACCAATACCTTGGAGTCACCCTTTCAGGACCTGCAGACCCTGCCCACGGAAGTGGTCAGGGCCAACACTACTCACCCTAACCCTCAGGCCCATTTGCCTCAGCAACCTTCCCCCACTTCGCTGCCATGACCAATGTGGACCCAGCCAACTTCTCCTCTGGCCCCCAgttctcccaggctcaggctaaCTGGTTGGGGGAGGCTGGGCTGGTCCCTCACCCACACTGAATATTCCCCCCTCGACCTGGCCAGGTGTCACTGTTGCGGCTGCGCCTGCGGAAAATGACTCTGGCAGCGGGGGATGGGCTGGCCCGGGTGTTCCTGAgggcccaggccctgctcttcGGGGACTACAGGGATGCCCTCCTCTACACACAGGTGAGAAGAGTTGggagctgtgggtttgggggccgggggaggccgggGCACAGGATTCCTCTTCGGCCTCCCTAAGCACCCTTCCCAAGAGGCTCAGTCAAAGTCAAGGTCAAGAGGGACAGGAGTCAGGGTGAAAGGCAGGACCCGAGGCTAGCGCGAGCCTGTGCATCTTCAGGGGCAGCCCGTGACTTTCTGCGAGAAGAGGTTCCTGGACCTGAAGCCAGGGCCCCTACACACCTTCCGCCAGGCTGCCGTGCACCTGCAGCTCTTCAAACAGGTGCGGcccgtgggggcggggaggggtgtaggggcctgagaagggcagaggggcccagcttcacttctctctccgtCTCCCCAACCCGTGCCAGTTCATTGACGGGCGGCTGGAGAGGCTCAATGCTGGGGATGGCTTCTCCGACCTGTTTGAGCAGGAAATCACCAGGAGTGGGCTGGCCTCAGGTGAGACCCCCCAGCCAGTTGCCCTCCCCGGTCCAGAAGAGGAGTCAGCTTGGGGTTAGGTTTGGTTATCGGGCTCCTCCTGACAACCCAGCCTGACAGGCCCCTTTGCTCCCCATCCTAACACTCTCCTTCCGTCCCACAGGCAGTATGCGCTCCTATCAGCTCTGGGCTGAGAATCTGAAGGTAATAATTCCTCTGCCACAGAGAGGGCAGCCCAAGCTTCCTACTCCCACCAGACCTCAGGGGTCCCATACATgtacccaccccaccctctcccagaAACAAGATgggcccctgcctcccagctctcccactgggACCTGTGACGGTGACTCTCCCacgtctctccctcacccccagaaAGGCGGTGGGGCCCTCCTTCACAGCGTGAAGACCCGGACCCAGCCAGCTGTCAAGAACATGTACCGCTCTGTGAGGCCTTGCCTGGGTGGGGATGCGGGGTTGGGAGGGCAGAGATGCAGCAAACAGGACAAAGGAGTTGGGGAGTGGTttcggtgggggcagggggaggaatggaggtccggggcgggggaaggggacagCAGAGATTGCTCTGAGGCTTCTGCCCTGGGTCAGAAGTCTCTTCCTATTCCCCCTGCCATTGTCCCACCCAGGCCAAGAGCGGGCTGAAGGGCATGCAGAGCCGGCTGCTTTACAAGGTGAGAGGCCGGGGGGCAGACACTGCCGTGGGGGTCCACTGCAATCCGTTCCCACCTAACGTCTCCATCCTTCCGACACAGGATGGTGACCCCCGCTTGCAGAGGGGTGGCTCCTTGCGGGGCCCACCCCCTGGCCTCATGCCCAGCAACCGCTCTGAATGCCTGCAGAGTCGCCTGCCCATCACACAGCACTTCGGCCAGGTAAGAACCACtggatccccccccaccccgacctctAAGTGGCATTTCCTCCCCTTCACTCCCTGGCCAGACCCTTGACTCCCATCAGCTTTCTCCCTACCCAGAGCCTCCTagcaaatgccattcattcattcattcaatcgtatttattgagcgcttactgtgtgcacagcactgtactaagcgcttgggaagtacaagttggcagcatatagagacagtccctacccaacagcgggctcacagtctagaagggggtatttattgagcgcttactgtgtgcagagcactgtattagcgcttggaaagtacaattcggcaacagagacaatctctacccaacaacgggctcagtctgcaATTCCATCCTTCCTCGCCCCATGCTGGATCTCCTTCCCTACATCAACTTGGCTTGGGTTTCAGGgatcgggaggggagggggcgggggggggaacagTGGTGATGACCCCAATCTCTATCTGTTTCAGTCTCGGCCTCGGAGGCCAGCCCGGCGTTGTCAGCCCTGCAGCGAGCAGGGGCTGGAAGAGCAGGGACTGAGGTAGGGAAGCGCATGCGGTCCAgtaagggaggagggtggggggaggaagtgggagggaggaggtgaggggtgacactcctttcccctcttcatagCTCTGCTGGGCTGCccctggaggaggcaggagagcttCTGGGAGAGGAGCCACTAGATAGCAGCTTCCTCGGTTCGGGGGAGCTGGACCTACTGGGAGAGATCCTGGACAGCCTGAACCTGGGGACCCCAGAACCCAGGGAGGCCCGAGGGCTGCACAGCAGCCGCAGTCTCGACTGCTGCAACCTGGAGACTGGCAGCTATTTCACTCCGGTAAGACAGACGTGCCTTCCTGTGCTCCTGAGTCCTGCTTtacccttctcatcatcatcatcaatcgtatttattgagcgcttactatgtgcagagcactgtactaagcgcttgggaagtacaaattggcaacatatagagacagtccctacccaacagtgggctcacagtctaaaagggggagacagagaacaaaacccttctccccactcccaccctcagcTTCCCCCTGGCGCCCATCTCCctaattcctctccctcttgAATGGCCCTACCCCACTGCAGACCCAGAGACTGGGGGCCCTGGGCTGGCCCCGCTggctcctggaggaagaggaagaggaggcaccaGAATCCCAACTGCTTCCTCACACAGTCCTGCTGGCCGAGAGCCCCAGGCCCCTCCAGCCCCTCGAGAGCCCTTTAAAGCCCGGACTAGAGCCAGACTCAAGGCCGGAACCACAGCCAGAACCAGAACCACAACCTGAGCCTGAGCCCGTGCCCCAACCCGAACCCGTGCCTGAGCCCGTACCCGAACCCAAAATCCTAAACACCCCCCAGCCTTCAGAGATCTCGGCTTTCTCCCAGCACCCAACCTCCACCCTGCTTGGACCCCCAAGCCAGAGCCCTCAAAACAGTGGGATGTGGAATCGGGGGGTGGAGGACAGTCACTCGGCCCCTGGTGACAGAGAGCCcgaaatcctggccctgcccaggGTGTCTGAGCTCAAGAAACGGTTTGAAAGTTAGGGAATACAGCCCGGCTGCCTCCCCTCCTGCACCCCACCTGGTTTACATCGCCCTTTGCTGCTGAGGCTGCCCCCCCAGGTAGcaggagtggtgggggggggggggggcgggggtggaaagggcaagagaggcagaggagataaTAAAGCTGCACCATCCTAACACCTGGTTTTTCCTCTTTCACTGCCAGCACAGGGGTGGGCTGGAAGGACAGTGAAGAAGTGATGGAGGTAGAGAGCTGAGGGTCATGGTTCTGCGACCCTCTCAGCTGACCCTATCCAGGGGGAGTGGAGAGAAAGAACAAGAGGGAAGAGAGGCCCAGGATGTCAAGATCCCCTCACCTCAGAGCCAAGGGACCAGCTAGATCCCCACTCCTGAGCGAGGATCAGAATCCTGGCAGggtccccattcccagcccaaagGTCCCACCAGAAGAGCCCCTGGCCCCAGGACCAGGAGAGGCCACCATCCATGGCCCGCAGCTTCAGGACCCCGGCAGAGGCCAAACCAACATGTAGGCAGGCCTAGTTGTCCAGGCTGGGGCCCCAGCAGAGCAGCTCAATCCACCCCCTCCCGCAGCCACACCACCAGCCCCCAATCTCCAGAACACAGTTTCATTTGACAGCACAGCCACTGtcctttatatatataaaaaatacaagtcctgccctctgccccactCCCCAACAGGCCCCCAGGCCAAGTCCggcaggaggagacaggggaGAGGCTGGCAGGGGTCTAGGTTGGCTCAGGGAGAGTGGGGGAGCACCTGGGGAGAACTGGCAGGAATACTAGGCTTACACTTAGAGCACTGAGTTCTATCCTCAGAATTGGGGGGGCGAACGCAAATGGAagagcagggtggggagaggggagggatggtgaCAGCTGGAgaaagaagcccagagaagtgagagttgtacttcccaagcgcttagtacagtgctctgcacacagtaagcgctcaataaatatgattgattgattgattgggttggcccaaggtcaaacagaagaggCCACCAGTATTAAAGCAGAAGGAACTGAGCAGGGTACACTTGCCCACTTCTCCCAGtggccaccgcccccccccccccccttccttcccctaccAAGGGTGGCAATGCAGGGCCCAGCTTGGGGATCCAGGCTTCGTGAAGCCCCAGCCCTAGCATGGCAGACACCTGGCAGCTTTTGCCTTCGAGTCCTCGGGACCGCGGGCCTCAGCGTGGGATGActgaaaggagagaagagtgggggtgaaggggtggggcATGGGTGAGAGGTGCGGTGGCAGCAGCTAAAGGGGGGGGGAAGAGTGGAGAGGTAGGAGCCGGGAATGCCAGCAGTCCAGGCATCACACCCCGTTTTCAGAACAGTTTCTTGGTCAAACTTCAGAAAAAACACCCAAAATTCAGTGTGCAACTTGGAGATGGTCCCCTCACCTTTCTCTGCAaactaccacacacacacacacacacacacacagacgtgCGCACatgtgctctttctctctcccctttatggCCCCACCCTCCATACAACCCCAGTCCAGAGGGGAGCCAGAGCTTCAGTCAGAAGGGCAGGGAGTAGGCTGGACAGTAGGACTTGGCCATCACAGTTCACGGGGGCCAGGCTGAGGCCTCGTGGCTCCAAGGCGCCACTTCCCAGGTGCTAGGCAAGGTGCCAAGGTGCCAGGGAAACacatcggggggcgggggggaatcacAGTGTGTTGGGGGCTCTAGATGGCAGGAAGAGTGCCAGTTCCAAGTTGGGCACAAGTTCTGGGTGTCCAGCCCCAAATGAatttctcctcctccgcctcctccttgtCCGTAGCAAGAGGGAGCCGGCTCAGATGAGCCGCTCCTCGGGGGGCCGCTTGAGGTCAGGGGGTGGCTGGGCCCGGGCACCCACCTGCTCCTCACTGCTTGGCCGGTAGGTCCCCTCCGTCTGCCGCTTCTCCCGCAGTTTCTGCCCCAGGAAGTACAGGCCCatggccagcagcagcagccccagcaAGGAGAACACTACGCTGATGGCTATCACGGCCTCCTGGGACtgtgtggagaggggaggggagttaGCCACAGTTGGCCAGGGTAGCCCAGCAGGGACTCAGATGCATCTGGGCCTAGTCTCCACCCCTACACCCTCTCGCCCTCTGGGCGAACCCATGGCACTCCTAGGTCCCGTCGGTTCATCTCTACCACACCTGGGGTGAGTGCACCCCTGTTCCCCGTCACATCTGAGCTGCAGTTTCTCCACTGTTTCCCTCTCCTTACGTCTCAAGGAGACTCCCAAGATGTCTCTGCTTGAGGaagggttggatttttttttggacaggggagaaggtggagggtgggggagtggaTGGTTGGTTACTCACCAGGCCCTCAGGTTGAGAGGTGCTGTTATTTGTTCTAGGATCCACAGATGCCAGAATAGCTGGGGAGATGGCAGGGGTGAAGGGCAGGTCCCCCTCAGTTCTAAGCAGCCAGACGTCTGTGTCTTtcctcccccgcccaccccaaTTGCCCAGCTCTCCCCAGTCCCTCGGTCTCAGTGGAGACAAAGCATGTTCGGGGGAAGGGCGGGTGGGCACGAGGGGGTATCATTCTCCAAACACCAGGGAAGTCAGGACGTCAGTACTAGAAGCCTGGGCAACCCAAGCTGGCCGCCTGCTCGGGAACCCCAGGAGGCAGAGCCCCAGGCAATGGCCTGGGCGTGGTCTCAGCTCCTTCTCAACCCTTGAGTGTCCCTGACTCACTTTTCTCTCtcacccaccccccctcccctcaaGCTGAAACCCGGAGGACAAACTGGTTTGGGCCAGTCCCCGGCCTAAGGAAATTATGGACCCCCAAAAGAGTTGGGATCTAAAGCCAACGTCCCggagctcccccagccccaatttcAGGGTACCCCTCCGGGGTCTAGACAAGCGACTTAAGCGGTCACGGGCCCCAGGAAGGTGACAGAGCCCTCCAGAAGTCCTGCCTTATCACTCCTCTCGAAGGCTCACCCCCTTCCGGAGACAGGAATCTAGAAGTCTTGCTCCAAACTGTAACCATCACTCCCTCCCTGGCGTCAGACCTggagcccctcctctcccttggtACCTACTTTGCCCCAGGACCCGGTGCGGCGGCGGCTGCAAAGCCAGCACCAGGAGCAGCCCCAAGCCCCGGCCACTCGCCATGGAACCGGAGGGGTAGGGTCGCCTCGAACTCGTTCCCCGCGTCGGCCTGAGGCTAACGCATCTCCCGggctgggcaggggaggaggcccGTTCGGCCACAATAcctggaggggaggcagagaacgtgGGGACAGTGGGATGGAGTGGCACCGCGACCCCCCGGCTCCAGCCCTAATCCCCAAGAAGGGGACCCCGGGGAAAGACCCACCCCCAGCCAGATCCCAGACCACCCCTACAAGAAGGCCCACGAGGtgatgagggggtgggggtgggagggagctgcTCTTGGCCTGCGGGAAAACCAGGAATTTGGGCCCCCAGTCCCGAGGactgtcccctccttccccccttctcatCACCCCCCTAGGGCAGACTCTTTGGGCCGCGACGGGGCCAGGGGAGCCGAacttctgtgagccccctgttgggtagggaccgtctctataggtggccaatttgtacttcccaagcgctcagtacagtgctctgcacacagtaagcgctcgataaatgcgactgatgaacTCCGGGGTCCGGCAGTGCCAGCCCCTCCCCCGTCCCAGGGGCCGGAGGTTAATAGTTAAACCCAACCGATCGGATTCCGGCCTGGTCGGGGGGTAAGTGGCTCAGGacgggaggcgggggaggggagagaaagagagggagaaggagagataagGGGCGAGGGCCGCCccttccaactccctctcccaaGACGGCCGACTGCCTaggaagggagggggctccaAAGCGGGAGAAAGAGATCAACTGGGTCGCTCTCCCTACCTTGGCCGGTAttcgtcggtcggtcggtcggtcggttgGACCGGCTCCTACCGGCTCCGCCCGCTCACGTGACCCGGAAAGTTTAGTCACTCACCTGGGCGGGGAAGCGCATTTCCTGCAGCGCACCTGAAGCCCaggtgagaggggaggggaggggcccccCGCCACCTGCAACCCCCGGCCTGCGTCCATGATGCACCGAAAACCGGGGGTCACGCCTGTAAAAAAAGAAAGGGGAGCTCGcccgagtcatcatcatcatcatcaatcgtatttattgagcgcttactatgtgcagagcactggactaagcgcttgggaagtacaaattggcaccatctagagacagtccctacccaacagtgggctcacattctaaaagggggagacagagaacaaaaccaaacatattaacaatcaatcaatcgtatttattgagcgcttactgtgtgcagagcactggactaagcgcttgggaagtacaaattggcaccatctagagacagtccctacccaacagtgggctcacagtctaaaagggggagacagagaacaaaaccaaacatattaacaatcaatcaatcaatcgtatttattgagcacttactgtgtgcagagcactggactaagcgcttgggaagtacaaattggcaccatctagagacagtccctacccaacagtgggctcacagtctaaaagggggagacagagaacaaaaccaaacatattaacaatcaatcaatcaatcgtatttattgagcgcttactgtgtgcagagcactggactaagcgcttgggaagtacaaattggcaacatctagagacagtccctacccaacagtgagctcacagtctaaaagggggagacagagaacagtcgGGGCTGGAGCATCACTTgtccggaattcattcattcaaccagcgtttagaactagtaagcacttactaagcgcttaacaagtgccattgttaGTCGGATTAttattcttcaatcgtatttcttgagcgcttactggcgcTTAgaaccagtaagcgcttaacaagggccATTGTTAGTCGGATTATTATTcttcagtcgtgtttagtgagcgcttactgtgggcagagcactgtactaagtaggcgcttgggaaggacaagttggcaacatggagggacggcccctgcccaacagcgggctcacaggctagaagggggagacggagaacaaagccaaacgtattaacaaaataaaataaatagaataaatatgagcccgctgttgggtagggaccgtctctatgtgttgccgacttgtgcttcccaagggcttagtacagtgctctgcacacagtaagcgcgccataaatgcgattgaatgaatgtacaaataaaatagagtaataaatatgtacaaacatatatacaggtgttgtggggaggggaaggaggtaaggtgggggggtggggagggggctcagtctgggaaggcctcctggaggaggtgagctctcagtagggccctgaagggaggatgagagctagcttggtggatgggcggagggagggcattccaggccagggggaggatgtgggccgggggtcgaaggtgggacaggtgagaacgaggcacggtgaggagattagcggcagagaagcggagggtgcgggctgggctggaggagagaagggaggtgaggtaggagggggcgaggggatgaagcggagggtgaggagtttttgcctgatgtgtaggttgattggtagccactacaTCCAAACTGACCGGACATTAGATCCTTTAGCTTCAGACTTTCCACTTCCCCTACTCACCCTTTATCCCGCATGGCCATGTTTTCCCAGGGAATGTATGTATGTAGAATTGGGGCCAGAATCCAGGAGTCTGAATGTCCAGTGTCCTTACTGCCTTCAGGTCTGAGGGGAACTGCTGGGcttggagggtgtgtgtgtgtttgtgttggggtgggggcagggtctGTGAGATTGTGGTTTTAGACCAGCCTCCAACCCATTGTTCCCCAGATTAACTACTATAAACTCAccatgggcaaggaacctgtgtgagcccgctgttgggtagggaccatctctatatgttgccaacttgtacttcccaagcgcttagtacagtgctctgcacacagtatgtgctcaataaatacgattgaatgaactctgctCTACTGTCGTCtcacaactgcttagtacagtgctctgcacacagtaagccctcaataaacaccattgattgaactcTGCCCTGACCTCTGAGTGTCCTTgagtctcctccccctctacagTATAGTGGTTAGTGTTCCCGCCTGTCAGGTGGGAAAGTGGAGTTCGAGTCCCCCAAGGGatactctcagagaagcagcatggcctattggatggagcaggggcctgggagtctaatttcagctcttccccttgtctgctgtgtgaccttgcgcaaggcatttcacttctctgtgcctcagttagctcatctgaaaaatgggaattcaactgtgagccccatgtggaacagggactgtgtccaacctgattagcttgtaaccaccccagtacagtgcctggcaaagagtaagcgcttaacaaatac
It includes:
- the DENND1C gene encoding DENN domain-containing protein 1C, coding for MGSRIKETPPSTFDWFFEAACPASLQEDPPILRQFPKDFSDQDSIQMLPKFCFPYDVERVTPSPMVQHFTFVLTDLDGNRRFGFCRLAGGALSCLCILSYLPWFEVFYKLLNNVGDLLAKGQVSEAEELLSALHLHPVPGPHSPVGLELDQQHSKLKITSCSCPLPQGPGESQTLSYFIAPDANSLPSIPESRNLTELVVAMTPENILHLYSSLLCERRILLTASKLSTLTACIHASASLLYPMQWQHVYIPTLPPHLLDYCCAPMPYLIGVHSSLMERVRDKALEDVVFLNVDTNTLESPFQDLQTLPTEVVSLLRLRLRKMTLAAGDGLARVFLRAQALLFGDYRDALLYTQGQPVTFCEKRFLDLKPGPLHTFRQAAVHLQLFKQFIDGRLERLNAGDGFSDLFEQEITRSGLASGSMRSYQLWAENLKKGGGALLHSVKTRTQPAVKNMYRSAKSGLKGMQSRLLYKDGDPRLQRGGSLRGPPPGLMPSNRSECLQSRLPITQHFGQSRPRRPARRCQPCSEQGLEEQGLSSAGLPLEEAGELLGEEPLDSSFLGSGELDLLGEILDSLNLGTPEPREARGLHSSRSLDCCNLETGSYFTPTQRLGALGWPRWLLEEEEEEAPESQLLPHTVLLAESPRPLQPLESPLKPGLEPDSRPEPQPEPEPQPEPEPVPQPEPVPEPVPEPKILNTPQPSEISAFSQHPTSTLLGPPSQSPQNSGMWNRGVEDSHSAPGDREPEILALPRVSELKKRFES
- the CRB3 gene encoding protein crumbs homolog 3 — encoded protein: MASGRGLGLLLVLALQPPPHRVLGQTILASVDPRTNNSTSQPEGLSQEAVIAISVVFSLLGLLLLAMGLYFLGQKLREKRQTEGTYRPSSEEQSSHAEARGPEDSKAKAARCLPC